One stretch of Streptomyces hygroscopicus DNA includes these proteins:
- a CDS encoding sodium:proton antiporter, translated as MAAPTSRKFLGRLSLPERTFVTDALRTETVGGVILLVAAIVALILANTPLSGVYGDIKDFSFGPRGLHLHLSVASWATDGLLTIFFFVAGIELKRELVAGELRDPKAAALPVIAAVCGMAVPALVYVAVSASGDGGLRGWAVPTATDIAFALAVLAVLGTALPAALRAFLLTLAVVDDLGAILIIAIFFTQHINFIALGLSVAALVLVWLLHRKGVRTAWIHLPLAVVVWALMHASGVHATIAGVAMGLMLRCTVREGEERSPAERVEHRLRPVSAGVAVPLFALFAAGVPLSGGAVADVFTRPETLGVVLGLVVGKAVGVFGGSWCAARFTKAELNEDLAWADVFAVAALAGIGFTVSLLIGELAFPTDPTLAGEVKAAVLIGSLSAALFAGVLLKLRNTRYQRLCQEEERDEDMDGIPDVYELDSPDYHLRMAAIHEAKAAEHRRLAEVAAANDSGDDGPA; from the coding sequence GTGGCCGCGCCCACCAGCCGCAAGTTCCTCGGACGCCTGTCGCTGCCCGAGCGGACGTTCGTCACCGACGCGCTGCGCACCGAGACCGTCGGCGGTGTGATCCTCCTTGTGGCCGCCATCGTGGCGCTGATCCTCGCCAACACTCCGCTCAGCGGCGTCTACGGCGACATCAAGGACTTCTCCTTCGGCCCCCGGGGGCTGCATCTGCACCTCTCGGTCGCCTCCTGGGCCACCGACGGCCTGCTCACGATCTTCTTCTTCGTCGCCGGTATCGAGCTCAAGCGCGAGCTGGTCGCGGGCGAGCTGCGCGACCCCAAGGCGGCCGCGCTGCCCGTGATCGCCGCCGTCTGCGGCATGGCCGTACCCGCGCTCGTCTATGTCGCCGTCAGCGCGAGCGGCGACGGCGGCCTCAGGGGCTGGGCCGTGCCGACGGCCACCGATATCGCCTTCGCGCTCGCCGTCCTCGCCGTGCTCGGCACCGCCCTGCCCGCCGCGCTGCGCGCCTTCCTGCTCACCCTCGCGGTCGTCGACGACCTCGGCGCCATTCTGATCATCGCGATCTTCTTCACCCAGCACATCAACTTCATCGCCCTGGGCCTGTCCGTCGCCGCGCTCGTCCTCGTCTGGCTGCTGCACCGCAAGGGCGTCCGGACGGCCTGGATCCATCTCCCGCTCGCCGTGGTGGTCTGGGCGCTGATGCATGCCAGCGGTGTGCATGCCACCATCGCGGGCGTCGCGATGGGCCTGATGCTGCGCTGCACCGTACGGGAGGGCGAGGAGCGCTCCCCCGCCGAGCGCGTCGAGCACCGGCTGCGCCCTGTGTCGGCGGGCGTGGCGGTGCCGCTGTTCGCCCTGTTCGCGGCCGGGGTGCCGCTCTCCGGCGGCGCCGTGGCGGATGTCTTCACCCGCCCGGAGACCCTCGGCGTGGTCCTCGGCCTCGTCGTGGGCAAGGCCGTCGGCGTCTTCGGCGGCTCCTGGTGCGCCGCCCGCTTCACCAAGGCCGAGCTGAACGAGGATCTGGCCTGGGCCGATGTCTTCGCCGTGGCCGCCCTCGCCGGAATCGGCTTCACCGTCTCCCTCCTCATCGGCGAACTCGCCTTCCCCACCGATCCCACGCTCGCCGGGGAGGTCAAGGCGGCGGTCCTCATCGGCTCGCTGAGCGCCGCCCTGTTCGCCGGCGTCCTCCTCAAGCTGCGCAACACCAGGTACCAGCGGCTGTGTCAGGAGGAGGAGCGGGACGAGGACATGGACGGCATCCCGGACGTCTATGAGCTGGACAGCCCCGACTACCACCTGCGGATGGCCGCCATTCACGAGGCAAAGGCCGCCGAGCACCGGCGGCTTGCCGAAGTGGCCGCCGCGAACGACTCCGGCGACGATGGTCCGGCATGA
- a CDS encoding transporter encodes MSAADDGGNRGLGQLVATATTELSALMHDEIALAKAELRVGAKKAAVGSGAGMAAGVLLLFSLPVLSFALAYGMRAWTGLGLAWCFLIVGGIYWLFAGILGLLALLKFKKVKAPKRSIASSKESAAVLGSVKPHPRAESNGGRSVRDVTRSSA; translated from the coding sequence ATGAGCGCAGCCGACGACGGCGGCAACCGCGGCCTCGGCCAGCTGGTGGCGACGGCGACCACCGAGCTGTCGGCGCTGATGCACGACGAGATCGCGCTGGCCAAGGCCGAGCTCCGGGTGGGGGCCAAGAAGGCCGCGGTCGGCAGCGGCGCGGGGATGGCGGCCGGGGTGCTGCTGCTGTTCTCGCTGCCGGTGCTGAGCTTCGCCCTCGCCTATGGCATGCGCGCCTGGACCGGTCTCGGCCTCGCCTGGTGCTTTCTGATCGTGGGCGGTATCTACTGGCTGTTCGCCGGGATCCTGGGGCTGCTGGCGCTGTTGAAGTTCAAGAAGGTCAAGGCGCCGAAGCGGTCGATCGCCTCGTCCAAGGAGAGCGCCGCCGTACTGGGGAGCGTCAAGCCGCATCCGCGTGCCGAGAGCAATGGCGGTCGCTCCGTGCGGGATGTGACACGCTCGTCGGCATGA
- a CDS encoding alpha/beta hydrolase, translating into MTVPDTSASVVRLDGPWTHRDIAANGARFHIAELGDGPLVLLLHGFPQFWWTWRHQLPALADAGYRAVAMDLRGVGGSDRTPRGYDPANLALDITGVIRSLGEPDAALVGHDLGGYLAWTAAVMRPKLVRRLVVASMPHPRRWRSAMLADVKQSAASSHVWGFQRPWLPERQLVADDAAAVGRLIREWSGPRLPEDEAVEVYRRAMRIPSTAHCSIEPYRWMVRSLARPDGFQFNRRMKRPVQVPTLHLHGSLDPVMRTRSAAGSGEYVEAPYRWRLFDGLGHFPHEEDPRAFTSELINWLKDPEPDR; encoded by the coding sequence ATGACCGTCCCTGATACCTCCGCGTCGGTCGTACGGCTCGACGGCCCCTGGACCCACCGGGATATCGCGGCCAACGGCGCGCGCTTCCACATCGCCGAGCTGGGTGACGGCCCGCTGGTGCTGCTGCTGCACGGCTTTCCGCAGTTCTGGTGGACCTGGCGGCACCAGCTGCCCGCGCTCGCCGACGCCGGCTACCGCGCGGTCGCGATGGATCTGCGCGGGGTGGGCGGCAGCGACCGTACGCCCCGGGGCTATGACCCGGCCAACCTCGCCCTCGACATCACCGGTGTGATCCGCTCGCTGGGTGAGCCGGACGCCGCGCTCGTCGGCCATGACCTGGGCGGATACCTGGCGTGGACGGCCGCGGTGATGCGGCCGAAGCTGGTGCGGCGGCTCGTGGTGGCCTCGATGCCGCATCCCCGCCGCTGGCGCTCGGCGATGCTGGCGGACGTCAAGCAGAGCGCGGCCAGCTCCCATGTGTGGGGCTTCCAGCGGCCCTGGCTGCCCGAGCGCCAGCTGGTCGCGGACGACGCGGCGGCCGTGGGGCGGCTGATCCGGGAGTGGTCCGGGCCGCGGCTGCCCGAGGACGAGGCCGTGGAGGTCTACCGGCGGGCGATGCGCATCCCCTCGACCGCGCACTGCTCGATCGAGCCGTACCGCTGGATGGTGCGGTCGCTGGCACGGCCGGACGGTTTCCAGTTCAACCGGCGGATGAAGCGGCCGGTACAGGTCCCGACCCTGCATCTGCACGGGTCACTCGACCCGGTGATGCGGACCCGCAGCGCGGCGGGCTCCGGGGAGTACGTCGAGGCCCCCTACCGCTGGCGGCTCTTCGACGGGCTCGGCCATTTCCCGCACGAGGAGGACCCCCGGGCCTTCACCTCCGAGCTGATCAACTGGCTGAAGGACCCCGAACCCGACCGCTGA